GTTAAAAATATATACATAATTATATTTATAGGCGTTTTTTGTCTTTTTATAAAGAATATAAAAATTAATTCAAATAATACCCCTACATACAAAGTTCCCAATATAACTCCATACATGCCAAAATTAGCGTATGCTTCTCCTACAAATAATGTATTCATAACTCCAGCAGTTCCAGCTACTACCTTTTCAGGACTATAAAATTTCATAACCGCTCTTCCTGATCTAATATGCCTAGCTCCTGGATAAAAAATTTTTAATATTGTAGGTGAAAAGCTTCTTCCACTTAAATATGGTATATACATAGGAAATAAATCAACGTGTAAAAATAAAGTTGCTATTTGAGTAAATATAACTCTTCCTAAAGGACCATTGTATATATCTATAAATTTATCACTAACATATCCAAACTTAATATAAATTATTATAAGAGCAAAAGCACTAAGAATTGTAAATATAATCAAGCTCTTTCTTTTTATTCTCCCCTTAATAACTATATTAATTAAAAGAAATATAAACATATAAGTTATTACTGGTGATTTAGCGTAATTATAAGTTTTTATGCATAATGAAAATATAAATAATACATAAAACAATATACACCAACTTCTACTTCTAGTACATTTATAATATATATAAGAAAAATATGAAAGTAATGGAGTAAATCCTAATACTAATATATTTCTAATGTATGGATTTATAAAGTTAGCATTAGATATATAGATTCTTTGTACTCCAGTATTGGAAAGCTTTCTATTAAAAATTAAATCTAATAAAGGTATTCTTCCCATCTTTAAAAACATTAGGGAAGAGAAAAATATACAAATAAAACTTATTACAAGAGTTATTAAAAATATATAATTTTCATTTTCTAAATTCACTTCAGACTTTAAATACGTATTATACTGTTTTCTTACATCTACCTTTAATATTTTTGATATTATTACCATTGATAATGGCAAGGCTATTGCTACAAAACAGATAATATAATAAGTCTTATCTATGGTACTATGACTTGTA
The nucleotide sequence above comes from Hathewaya histolytica. Encoded proteins:
- a CDS encoding O-antigen polymerase, with product MNLKFMLVISTLFLSLYLFYKASGTLNLQKLNIISYLFYLFIMHDFLGASLVYLGLTDHYLIRKITSHSTIDKTYYIICFVAIALPLSMVIISKILKVDVRKQYNTYLKSEVNLENENYIFLITLVISFICIFFSSLMFLKMGRIPLLDLIFNRKLSNTGVQRIYISNANFINPYIRNILVLGFTPLLSYFSYIYYKCTRSRSWCILFYVLFIFSLCIKTYNYAKSPVITYMFIFLLINIVIKGRIKRKSLIIFTILSAFALIIIYIKFGYVSDKFIDIYNGPLGRVIFTQIATLFLHVDLFPMYIPYLSGRSFSPTILKIFYPGARHIRSGRAVMKFYSPEKVVAGTAGVMNTLFVGEAYANFGMYGVILGTLYVGVLFELIFIFFIKRQKTPINIIMYIFLTFSLVSSSQSGFVDYIYSFSIISSLGLLIFILISSKLLAKKQYCRNIIDNLEKFNSK